The DNA window ATCCCTAGCTACAAGGTCAAAGGgagacatttttatgttaatgcaTGAACGGGATCAAATAATATTAGTTTGATTTGTAGCTGAGCAAGGAGAAAAAGTGTGTATACAAAAGAACCACCCCTTTGGAAGTTATTAccatatattatttatttttatacaaaattGAATTATGGTTggtttaatttgtcttttttgacaaagaaattacataaacttccatgtaaaagtgaaaacagaggtAAAGTAAGTGCAGAAATTAAGTGCATCTAAAGTAACTCACCCAAATCATCACTGGTGGAGCCTAAatacaattaatacatttaaaagaataaagtaTAAATAGGCTTATATCTGGAATGTAGAATTACTGGTAAATAAGTATCctggccattttttttttttaattttgtaaaggtcacttttgtttatgtttctggaaaaaaaaagagttttgtttGATACAATGATAATACAAGCGAGGTACTAGTATGTGTGTGGCAGCATATAAActcaatgtgtgttttgttaaatttgacagtaatattttaaataatggaaaaatgaaataataccATAACTTACAGAAGCCAAACTGTGAGCCAAGAAAAAGGACAAATCCATAAATGGCTCTCTCAGGCAGGGGGGAAGGAGAGTTTTCCACCATGATctgaaaccaaaataaaaattgtgttaTGGGAAAAAACTAGATTTAAACCATGGGTTTCAAAGGTAACGAgacatatgaaaatgtaattcatcTAGCTACTATGTTAGCAGCATACTGACAGTACCCTCGTTTCAACTAGTTGGGGGTTCTCAAAACATCCCAAGGCCCTACAACGAACAGAAAATTAGTTTTGGATATTTACCACGAGATTTCAAAATATCTGAGCCGACATGTTAGCCAAAATGTCAACAACGCTTACTATGACTAATGTAAGGCAAAATCAATTTTCTACCAGGAAAAACGTatttttcttaaacaaaaataaatctgtcacCATACCAGCCTCGTCGATCTACTAGCTTACCTGTCCCATAAAAAATCTGGTAAGGCGTGAAACGTTCAGCAGAAAACTAGTTCCGCGTTGGGAATTAAAACGCAACTCAATAGCTAAACCAATAGAATTTTAACGTATtgatatataataaaatgtgagtGAAAGTTAATATGCCAAACCACACAATAGTCTTTGTATTATTAAGCATTATAATTAACTAGAGACTGGTATGTGCGGTGTCGTGTTTTATCCCGGAAGCATGTGGCTGTCACACATATCGGAAATATACATATCAGCATGGCTGTGGAGTACCTGAACGTTACTAGTGAGCTGCAGTTTTGTCAGTAGATGAGGTAAAAACCGTAGCTAATTCCACGCGTCGGCGTAGCTACATGGTACTTTAACTCTTGGCTACtgtggaaacatttgtttttgtgacattGACATATAAACTTATTTGAGTTTACCTGGTAAGCAGGAGACGGGGCTCGGTGGTTCAGCGTGGCTGAGGACGGTCACCAGTCTTCACACATTGACCCAAATactatttaatatattttatcgTTAGTTTTCATTATGTCaaagaagaaagcaaagaaaacagactttccagcaaaaacacaacaatccacttctaaaaagaaaaacaacgcaaaaaagaaaaataaacactggtTGGAAAAGAAgttccaaaagaaaaaagtccacTCAAATGATCAAGGAAAAGTTCAACAAATGCAACCTCCGAAAGATGCCCAGCAGTTCTCTGCCAACTGGAAAATATTACAAGAGGTAAGCGTTTGCtctctttttgttgtttagtgggaagagttttgtagttttttttcttgttacattttgtaataTGAGTACTTTTTTATAACTTTGCAAATCTTTCACAGATGTTAAAGGCCAGTCAGCCAGAGAAGAAGCAGACAGTGATGCACAAAGATCAAAATGGTGCTCTGCAAAAAGAGAAGGCTAGAGAAAATGATTCTAGAAATATTTCCAAGAACAATGCTGGTCCTAGACAGACAGatgttgggaaaaaaataaagcacagaaCTGTTTCTAACAGTGTTGTTCCCAAGGACTCTGGGGTGGACCCAAAGGTTCCAGCTgtttcaaagacaaaacaatctACCCCTCTAAAAAGACAAAGGGACAATGGAAAGTCAAACTATGAAAAAGGTGCCAAAAAAAAGAAGCCTGCAGTTGAAGAGACAAAACTTACAGAGTAAGTACACAGCACCAATTTTTGTTTCGGTAATGATAAATTATGAATGTTAAAATTATCTTGTCCTTTGCTAATGTAGAGAGGACCTTTGGTTTGATGATGTGGACCCTGATGACATTGAGGCTACAGTTGgagcagaggcagcagagaTAATGAGAAAGAAGCAGGGTATTTGCAAGAACAAGGACACAGAGAGCGCCCTGGTTAAAGAAAAGGCTTTTGAGGGGTGAGTGAATATTGGTGCCTCACAGAAGTAGGTAATAAATAAGGTAATGCATTAATAGTAACTTTTAAGGGGAAAGGATGAGTtgaaaacattcacaaaataaatcagaaggctatctttcatttttttcaaccttagattttatttaatcacCATTATATGACAAAAATCAACACAAGTACAACAAAGAATTTAATTGCTTAGCACCTTGATATCTGCAGATCTTTTTACAATGCTGATACATTGTAGATCAGGAACACCTGAtttctacattttgtgtttattttttatttacttttagtttttcatcataattatgttattttaaatagtaatttcatacattttttctgAGTTGACAGGTTAAGTCATAAACTGATTAAACCTACATGACCCAAGCAACACTGGTGGTACTGGCAGTACTTTCAAAATGATCCTAGCGTggctgtactttttttttttgttggtacatttaaaacaaatatgttcCATATATTCCATAGAAATTTGTTAATTGCCTGCCTGGCAACGGATGTTTCCCATTAATTTTTTAAGCATAAAAGTCAACAGCTGTGAATTTAAAGTCAATTTGTGTCTCTGAATTAATAGATTTGAGAATATTGCCACTTTAGAAAGGgtaaacaaaatgtgtattttcataATATAGTATTATTATAAATAGAGAGGGATTCTTTTGTAAAGACAGTTGACTCAGTTGTGTGTTTTGACTGATGCCCAAAACAAATAACTGGCAAGGTAATGTGCTTTAATACATTAAAGAGTTGCAGAATTACAGAAAGAGAGCAACGGAAAATGAACAGTATGGCAAAATCtccatatttgtgtgtgtttggcaacacacacaaatatagatTGCATCTAAGGAGTAAAGTTTCTGCAGCCGAAACTTTGAAGTCCACTGacaaacattatattttacaaaaaattattCCTAATGGTCaggtttgcatttattttattttttttatgttgtgacaACATTGCTTCTGTTGTCTGGTCCTAAAGCTGCCTTGTGTAAAACATATTCATAACAGGGAACTGTAAAATAATTGACAgtgaagaaaatgttaaaacgtGTTCAATATGTATTCATATATTAGTCAGTAGATGGAAAGGTAGTTTTTGTGTTTAGATGAAACGAATGAGTCAAAACTAATAAACCATTATCTCTAACAGTGTAtctaacaaaaacagagacaacaagCTTTGGCTCCCCAGGTAGATTTTCATAGTAGTAATGACTGTTCTCTTTTATCGCCATTCAATTAATATTAGCCTCACCAAAGCTGTAGCAATCGATTGTGAGATGGTGGGAGTCGGTCCTGATGGAGAGGACAGCATCTTGGCGCGCGTGTCCCTGGTGAACCAGTTTGGGAAGTGCATCTATGACAAATATGTGAAACCCACAGAGAAGGTGAAAGACTACAGGACAGCCGTCAGTGGCATTAGACCAGACGACATCAAAAATGGTGAGCAGTGAAACATTTTAGAGCTGTATAAGAAAGGGAAGCAGCAGGTTGTATTTATTTGCCTTAAAATAGTCTTACATCCATGTTTGCTTGGCTGCAGGTGAGGATGTCCAGACTGTGCAGAGGGAGGTTGCGGAGATCCTGAAGGGGAGACTAGTGGTTGGACATGCTATACACAATGACTTAAAGGTAGCCTGGAAGTAATATATGGAAGAGAACCAATGTGATATTCAaatttaatgtacagtaaacaatCTTAAACTCTTGTTTCAGATTTTACTCTTAGATCATCCGAAAAAGAAAATCCGggacacacagaaatacaaaccTTTTAAGAAGATTGCGAAGGTAATCATATGACATATTGCCAaggcattttatattttatgaactTCATCACGAAAATTCccaaatacatgtaaaaaaaataaaactattttcttttttagagtGGTCGACCCTCATTAAAAGTTCTCTGCAGAGAAGTACTAAATGTGAAGGTCCAGCAGGGTGAACATTCATCTGTAAGTCCCCAAAACATCATACACAGCTAACCTATAATATCCATCACTGTTTTATCtgcttatatttttaatattaataatgggATGCAATGTTTTCTGGCTTTCATGTGAAACATTTACAGCCctgtttccaaaaaagttgagaTATTGTAAtacgtaaaaaaaaataaataatacaaataatttaaaatctagATTTCATTGAAGGTGCAAAGACAATTTAAGTTGAAAGTGATGAGTTTTGCTGTTTgctcacttttaatttaaagccagcaacatgtttttaaaaagttggtaAAGGTCCCGTCTCCCACTGTATTTTGTCATTCTGTACGTGTTTGAGAATTGAGGAGACCAGTTATTTCACTTTACAAAGAGAATTTCTGACCAGTCTTGCTTAATTCAGCCTTATAGCTACTCAACAGTTCATggcctcattttttaaaataatttccactTTATAATGCACCAAATATTCTCAGTGGTCGACAATTCTGGACTTTAGTTTAGCACGTGAGACCCCTTTTACTGCAGAGCCACACTGTTTTAATAtctgcagaatgtggtttagCACTGTCACTGTCATCGTGTCTTTGAAGAAGACATGATGAGCATGATGGCATGTTACTTCAAAACCTGTATGTATTGTTATACAATAATAGTCTCTTCAGAAATGTGCAAGTTATTGATGCTGTGTGCTTTACTGCCCCCCACAGTATCACAGATGCTGGCTTTTAACTCTGCAGTGATAACAACTGATCCAGATGCCACAGCTTTCACTATTTCTAAAAGACTTAACAATCAGATAACAGGACCGTTTCCCACTTTGGCTTGGTTTGGAGAAGATGGCACTGTTGCTGAatcttgtttatttgtttttcttatataGTAAAACTCCAAGTTGTTTTTGCATATGCAGTGATGAACTGTGTCTCTCAAACAAATACTTGTATGAATTCTGTCTTTCATGGTTTTTCAGGTCCAGGATGCACAGGCCACTATGAGGCTATATACATTAGTGAAAAAACAGTGGGAAGCAGAGATTAAAgccaaacagaagaacaaagaaTCAGACAAGAAAAGCGAGAGAAAACCTAAGTTACCTAAGAAAAAGGGCAAGAACCTCATGGGATTATGAGTTCAAAGACAGTCTGGAAGATGACAGCTCATCTTTGGATCAGAGCAAACCTGACTGAAGTCAGAGGACATTTGCTGAAGACAAAAACTGCAAGCTGTTGAACAATTAACGACACTCATCAAGTTATGAAACGTGTAACAGGTTATGTTTtctagaaaaaatgttttttaacaggACAAAGTGATTTTTGTCATCCTGAAAGCCTCGTGGTTGTGTGGGAGACACATGGAGACATTATTTGTGCTGATCATTTCAGCCATTTCCTCCTCAAATGTTTCTGAATACAGTTCCTGGTCAAACCAACTTCTCCAACAGAGTATTCGTGAAAACCTAAAATATTTCACTAGTTCCACAAGTTTCAAtgcttaaacattttaattccaGCATATTGTAAACCTTTGGTTTCCCGTGACTTGGTTCATCAAAAATGTAATCTTACCATCGAAGTTGCATGATTGGagtaatatgaataaaacaagtTGCTGTATTGCCTTTTATTGTTTAGAAATTGTATCGGTGATATAACAGTATAAAGAAGCAACACGTCCAAGTCCAGTTTTGGCTTAAACCACTGTCTTTAAGAAACAGATGTTTCGCCTGTAAAATATCCAGTttcctgtatttttaaaatgatacttTTGATAATCTGCTACTCTAATGTTGACTAagaattaaataatttgttaaaatatttattggcTTATATATGGCGGTGTTTGTCCATAATCTGACTTCTTAagtttgctgtgttgttttgtttcttttgaaaacaaaaatcacacatcAGCTCCAAATAGATTCTGTTACTCTCCTCGTATTTTTTGTAGCAGAGTGCATTATGATGTTGGGCTCTCCATCTCAaatatacttttacattttaatgatttttattcCTCTTGTGCCTTAGCTCCAGTGATCAGGTGAGAGAATTAGCTTCATGTATGGCCACAGAGTGTCATGGTGATTTGCTGAACAGGTTAAACCCAGAATGTGCCCCTCCCCAAATAGAAACAAATCTGTACAATAAAGAGATGTCCAGGCTCTACATTACATAAACTAATTTTAGAAGACCTCAGGTCAATGGGAACTTTCTTTATCGCTATCGGCCAAACATACAAAGTGCAGGTGCTCTTCAGTGTTGTAAGGACGTTTCTAATTGTTTCTGCTTGTATTTTCTTAAGTGTAATTTTGTGATTGATTCATCTAAAAGCAAACCTTCCCACGTTTTTTGAAATGTCTCATTATGCATCTTATAGAAAAAAAGCAGGCAACCAATTCTTTACcataatcatatttattttgtttttcatctcttccAAGCTTCTTAATTAGGGTCTTTGTCTTATTTATAGTGAGAATGTCAGTGAGAATTGCTGCCCAGAAGTTGATGCACACTGTGCCCTACATTGCTGAAATCAAGCGGATGCACTCGGTTTGCTGCCTCAAGGCTCTAAAATAAGCTGTATATGCCTCAGTCAGATGAAAAGCAGAACATCATACTTAGGATTCATGTGAATACATGAAGTGACTCATCTGCTGATTGCAGGCTTCTCTGAATCCATGTTCTGGTACAACTGTGTTATTGTTTTAGTGCAATGAACTAGTAGAGATGTTTTTTGACTGAATTTCCCACATAATTAAACCATGTGTCTTTTAACCACTAGGGGGTTACGGTCATCTAAAATGTTAAACCTACAAACTGTGGCAATATGCCATTTTGAGGTAACAGAAGTCAGACATTAAATGTTGCAGACTTGCAAAACATGGTTTTTGAACAGACACCAtttaagttaaagaaaaaagattaatgatgaaatattagagaatattttaataattataaacaaaatgaaattaggATTCATTGTTGAGGTTTGTGGTACTGAGCTACACATACAATGGTACATACGTAAAGATTTTCTTCATAAACAAAACCTGTAACAACTAGGAGTATCCTCTCTTTTCGCTGAAGCATTAATTACAAATTGCTCAAATTGCGACATATTTATGGCCCTGTTTAGGAATGCAAATGATTGGGGTGCAAAATTTGGTATTTTCAACCGCAGTCTATTTAAAAGGGAATTCCCCCTAAGAAAATAACAGGACATATCTGTAATCTGTGTTTGGATGACGATTGCCCCAAGGGTGCCCTCGTAGGCCGAATATATTTATATGCTCCATAAAACCCATTTCCACCAAATCTGAACACATTAAACAGAAATCATACATCAAGGATTGTCACCTCTAAAAAAATGAATCATTGTTAAAGATCATTTTCATTCCAACATCATTTTATTGAAAGGCAGAATTTCTCAAACAGCACAGTGAGATGTTCCTGTTTCAGTGAGTCATCTTTGCCCCATCTATCAATTAGTTATGGATGAcgatatttatttttgcttaaacaaacttaaatgaaCTCAGTTTAAGTCTAAAGGAATTATTCTGTATTACAGCTGCAGACCAACCCAAAGTCCTATTTAAACAGTTTGTCTCTTACGCATACAGTGGGAAATAGAGCTACTGGCTTTAGTTTTAGTCACATCTTTGCAACAAACTTGAACTCGTGACTTCAGTTAATTAATCAGTTAATTAGAATCTGCCAAGATTTTTGCAGGAAAGAGGCCGTGAAACATAAAGTAGCTGTAAAACCCAGCTTCAGAGGTCTGTGGAGTCTCTTTGTTGACTAGCTTTAGCTTGCTGGAATTTTCCTCTTAATAACTGCAGTGCTGGAAATAACACAGTAATAAGACTGTATCCACTCATTTAACGAATCTCATGATGGGATTGGAGGCATTACTGCTGTTGCTAAAATGGCACTTGGTTCATAATTCCGTCTAATGTTGCTTACAGTCTTCCTGGCTGCTGCACATTGTTTCTGCCTCGAAAGTGATTAGAGTCAATATTGACATTTGTTGTGTGGTCTGTGGGTTTTCAAACACAGAGCATATAAGAAGCATCTCTGCAGAGTTGGATTTGTGAGCCTTATTGAATTCTTATACCAAAACCAATTTTATGTCCACATAGAGCAACATTCTGCTGAACATAAAATATGCTAAAGCTCTGAAAGTCACTTTGAGTTTCATCTCTGAAGTGACACGAGAAGCACCAAGTTGGTTGTTTTTCAATTAGTGATGCAGCATCAATAAGGTTTATTGAACAACCAGTTTATCATTGATAGTCTTTGCACCTCAAGACCAGCAACTCCACTCCAGTCTGTGCAGATGGGGTGGGCCTGGTTCCTGCATGCCTCTGCCTCAGTTTTCCAACTATCTctgccctacccactgctgagATCAGAGGACATCttaggagaaggagaaaaaaatgtgaattggTAAAACAAGCAGAGACGTGGCCCTTGAAGACCAGGGTTGCCCACCCCTGTCATACAATATAGGCAGTTTCTTTACATATAAATCGTATTTAAGACTAATTGACAAGTAATGACGTATGACATGTTTGCTGGACATAATCTCACAGTGATGCTTTTGATGGGATGATGCTTGAAAATCTGCTCCTCACCACACAATCTCTCTCAAGGTCTGCCGCTCACTACTTCCTTATGCATGAGCTGCACGATGCTGCCGCCAAGAGACTGACTGTGGATGCGTCTGTGTTGGCTAATGCTCACTCTTAGTACGGACAAAGTTAAACATTCAGTATTTATGCAGGTTGATGAAGAAACAGTGTCAGCTACTTTCTGTAGACAACTTCCTACTCATCCTTTCTGGCCTGGCACAATGCCGTGGGTAAATACACCTGTAATTTAATGCTGAGGATGGGCTTTTATTGTGTCTTTATGAGCCtagaggatggatggatggatggatgaatatcTTTTTATCCAGTGGCACCAAGCAGCTTAGCTTTATTATTTCAGTATCCAATAGATTTCAATGAGATTTATGAGCAATATTCAAGGTCCCTAGATAATAAAAGCTTTCAATCTAGTAGCATTATTAAGCCAATCTGTCTGCAAGACCTACTTTAGCACTAAACACAGTCTCATCTGGGTTTATCATGTTAGTCTTCATCATCAGAGCTCCCATCTTCCTCATGAACTCCTTAACCTTCAGATTCAGGGTTTGACAATGATCAAACTTGTGGCATGGTTTACCCAAAATCTACAGAAAAACACTTCCCAAACTAGTAAATGATGATACAAACACAGTCTTTATGCATTCTTGGTGCTATTAGGTGCCTCTGCTTTCTCACTGTTCTTCTGTATTTAATAACTGCAGCTTTTCACTCTGTGTCCTTCACCAAAGACCTCTGTCTCCTAgctgatgacatttttaatgtacaatttttctgaaaaatagggtttacaaaaaaaaaatcccatagTCTGTAGAAGGAGGGTACAGCAGCTAATAGTTTAGTACTTGGAGGCCTGACCTTTTCTCTGTAGAGCTGGTTTGAATGGTCTACAGTCTGGACACATGTAAGTTAAATGGTCCGGAAACTCTACAGATCTAaatgtcagctgttgtcccctTTGAAAAAAGATaggaaaatgtaacaaatgtaaacaattatttttctctatatttagaatgtgtctttttttaacacatttggaTGGTAAATTATCTCCTTGAAGCAATTCTAAATGCATTTCAACATaccctcttctcttctcattGGTTTTCTGTCTCCAATTTGCACTCACTATAACACTGGTGATCAAAGGAAAAGGCTACAAGCACCTGTGCTAAACCCTTTTGCCCTTTTACTACTGTTGTAATTTTCATGAGGCGATGTTGCACTCACTTTGAGTTTCCTGTCGATAAGTGCATCAACAACATTGCTGATCATTGCACTTCTAGTAGAATATGGCTCAGACCGATGGGGCTCCTGCAGAAAACAATGTCTGCAGTGCTCAAAATAGAGGTTTTCCAGTAACTGCAAATGCATCCCAGTAAAAATCCATTGTGTTCGTTCTAGcctttaaaactgtgtttttcctAAAGAGGTTGAAATGATAAGATGATATTATTCTTATTTCAGGGATTCTGTTAGAATTGTGAGTTTTGTATTCTATAAAATAGGATGGGATAGACAAAGAGTGCCTTCAgagcaaagatgaaaaaaaaaacaaaaaatagtgTATACTTATCTTCCTCTTATTATTGCTGTAAAAAACATTGAACATATTACTCCAGACTCTGTCATATAATCCACCTGCTCCTCTGCTACCACATGACTTCTGATGTCAGCCAAGCCAAAGTCAAGGCCGGGAACCTGTAGGCAAAATGGTGTTTGTGCGTCCGTCCAGCATAGTGAGCATGTATAGTCTAAAGTgaggaagacaaaaaacaaaacaaaacacacaattaaaaagataataataaatgcaacatGTATTTATGAAGTTCAACAGTCATACGATAAATTAGCCTCTGGATTCACCGGAGTCCTCCCACCCCTCCGTCCTGTTCTCTAATCCGCCCacatgagaggaaaaaaatagtgCAGAAGGTGACGCTCCTCCaaaggaacagagagagagcaaagagaGGGGTGTCTACAGGCTGCATCTCCATTGAAACATTTGGAAGggggagacagaggaagagctgAATGGTAGCTACACCCTGCGCCTGGAAGCGTAGAGACACTGTAACAAAGGctggaaattatttttggcAATAACAAAGAGGTGGGAGAGGGGCTCTGAAATCGAGGGAAATAGCAAAAAGCCAGTTTTCAGGGGGACTCCTGCTTCATTTCATCCGAAAGACTCATCCCTTGCCATCATCAGCATGACCATAAGCTATGAGTAACATTCGGCAATAACGGTTTCAAAACGAGATTTTCGCCAACAGACGCGCGCAATCCTATTTTGATTTATTATAGTCGGGGGAAAAACAGAGCAACTGAATGCCTGCGAGAAACTGGATACTCTCTGAAATCATAAGAAAGAGCGATCTAACAAAGAAACTACATTTTGATTGATCTTTAAGCTTGATGTGCGTGTTTCCGCACGCAATCGAAACGAACCTGAACGAAAAGCAAGTGAGTATTAACCGTGTCTGTGTATATGTCTGTATTTTGGTGGCTTCATTCTGCGTTTATCGGTCTAATAACT is part of the Channa argus isolate prfri chromosome 20, Channa argus male v1.0, whole genome shotgun sequence genome and encodes:
- the rexo4 gene encoding RNA exonuclease 4; the encoded protein is MSKKKAKKTDFPAKTQQSTSKKKNNAKKKNKHWLEKKFQKKKVHSNDQGKVQQMQPPKDAQQFSANWKILQEMLKASQPEKKQTVMHKDQNGALQKEKARENDSRNISKNNAGPRQTDVGKKIKHRTVSNSVVPKDSGVDPKVPAVSKTKQSTPLKRQRDNGKSNYEKGAKKKKPAVEETKLTEEDLWFDDVDPDDIEATVGAEAAEIMRKKQGICKNKDTESALVKEKAFEGLTKAVAIDCEMVGVGPDGEDSILARVSLVNQFGKCIYDKYVKPTEKVKDYRTAVSGIRPDDIKNGEDVQTVQREVAEILKGRLVVGHAIHNDLKILLLDHPKKKIRDTQKYKPFKKIAKSGRPSLKVLCREVLNVKVQQGEHSSVQDAQATMRLYTLVKKQWEAEIKAKQKNKESDKKSERKPKLPKKKGKNLMGL